A single window of Brevundimonas naejangsanensis DNA harbors:
- a CDS encoding sulfite exporter TauE/SafE family protein, which yields MGEPLSLLQYGLGAGAGSLVGFTLGLVGGGGSILAVPLIVYLVGVKDPHLAIGTSAFAVAANAFANLLNHARHGAVKWKIALLFAAAGVVGAALGSSLGKAVDGQKLLALFAVLMLVVGALMLRGRSAAGDPHVILTARNAPKLIGTGTATGMLSGFFGIGGGFLIVPSLMGSTGMPIYYAVGSSLVGVTAFGLTTAFNYALAGWVDWPLAAVFIGGGVLGGLIGARLAKTMSSRKGLLNTVFAGLIFVVALYMLYQSAQALMA from the coding sequence ATGGGCGAGCCGCTCAGCCTGCTGCAATACGGACTGGGCGCCGGGGCGGGGTCGCTGGTCGGCTTCACCTTGGGCCTGGTGGGCGGGGGCGGCTCGATCCTGGCCGTACCGCTGATCGTCTATCTGGTGGGGGTGAAGGATCCGCATCTGGCCATCGGCACCAGCGCCTTCGCCGTGGCCGCCAACGCCTTCGCCAACCTGCTGAACCACGCCCGCCACGGGGCGGTGAAGTGGAAGATCGCCCTGCTGTTCGCGGCGGCGGGCGTGGTCGGGGCGGCCCTGGGCTCCAGCCTCGGAAAGGCGGTGGACGGGCAAAAGCTGCTGGCCCTGTTCGCCGTGCTGATGCTGGTCGTCGGCGCCCTGATGCTGCGCGGCCGCTCGGCGGCGGGGGACCCGCATGTGATCCTGACCGCGCGCAATGCGCCCAAGCTGATCGGCACGGGGACGGCGACGGGGATGCTGTCGGGCTTCTTCGGCATCGGCGGCGGCTTCCTGATCGTGCCCAGCCTGATGGGCTCGACCGGCATGCCCATCTATTACGCCGTCGGCTCGTCTCTGGTCGGCGTCACCGCCTTCGGCCTGACCACCGCCTTCAACTATGCGCTGGCGGGATGGGTGGACTGGCCGCTGGCGGCGGTCTTCATCGGCGGCGGCGTGCTCGGCGGCTTGATCGGCGCGCGGCTGGCCAAGACGATGTCTAGCCGCAAGGGCCTGCTGAACACCGTCTTCGCGGGCCTGATCTTCGTCGTGGCCCTCTACATGCTCTATCAGAGCGCGCAGGCCTTGATGGCCTAA